AAGCCTTCCGCTCCGCCGAAGAGGCGGTGAAGACCGCCCGCCTCGCCCCCTTCACCGCCGACAAGGCCGTGACCAGCGCCCGCGACAAAGTCGAGAGCCTGAGCCGCGATCAGGCCCGCCGCGAGGCCCGCGCCCAGGCGCTTGACGAAACACTCGCCCGCCAGACCACCGAGGTTGAGGCCGCCGAGGCCGCCCTGACCGAGGCCATGTCGGTGGACGCCCCGTCAGAAACCCTGGCCGGGTTGAGGGACGAACTGGCCGCCGCCCGCCTTGCCGCCGACGCCGCCCGCGCCGCCTCAGCCCAGGCCCGCGCCGACCGCGACGCCGAGGCCCGCGAGCGCTCGGGCCGCGAAGCGCGTCTGGCCAATCTGACCCGCGAACGCGACGGCTGGGCGACCCGGTCGAAGGACGCCGCCGCGCGCATCAAGACCCTGGCGTCCGACGCCGAGAAGTCTGCCGCCCTCTTGAAACAGGCCTCGGCCGCGCCCGAGGCTTTGGCCGCCCAGCGCAACACCCTGCTGGACGCCCTGACCGCCGCCGAGACCCGCCGCCAGGCGTCGTCGGATGCGCTGGCCGTCGCCGAGGGCGAGGCGGGGGACGCCGACCGGGTCAGCCGCGCCGCCGACGCCGCCGCCTCCTCCGCCCGCGAGGCCCGCGCCGGTCTGTCGGCCCGTGCCGAGGCCGCCGCCGACCGTCTGCTGGACGCCGCCAATACGGTGCGCGAGACGGCCCAGATGGAGCCCGAGGCTCTGGGCCAGAAGCTGATCGACGACGCCATCGCCCGCCCGCCGGACGCCGCAGGGGCCGAGAGCTTGCTCTACGGTCTTGAGCGCGAGCGCGAGCAGCTGGGGCCCGTGAACCTGCGCGCCGAGGACGAGGCCGAGGAATACGGCGAGCGCCTGAATACCATGCGCATCGAGCGCTCGGACCTGACCGGCGCCATCGCCAGGCTGCGCGACGGCATCGACGAGCTGAACGCCGAGGGCCGCGAGCGGCTGATCGCCGCCTTCGACGTCATCAACGACAACTTCAAGAGCCTGTTCGAGGCCCTGTTCGGCGGCGGTCAGGCCGAGCTGAAACTGGTCGAGTCGGACGACCCTCTGGAGGCCGGTCTGGAGATCTACGCCTGCCCGCCCGGCAAGCGGCTGTCGGTCATGTCCCTGATGTCCGGCGGCGAACAGGCCCTGACCGCCGCAGCCCTGATCTTCGCCGTCTTCCTGGCCAACCCCGCGCCCGTCTGCGTGCTCGACGAGGTCGACGCCCCGCTGGACGACGCCAACGTCGACCGCTTCTGCCGCATGCTGCACGAGATGCGCAGCCGCACCGACACCCGCTTCATCGTCATCACCCACAACCCGGTGACCATGAGCCGCATGGACCGCCTCTACGGCGTCACCATGCCGGAGCGGGGCGTTTCCCAGCTGGTCAGCGTCGACCTGCACCAGGCCGAGAAGCTGGTGGCCTAACCTGACGGAACCCGCCGTGCCCCTCACCGCTTGAGGCTCCCATGAGAAAAGCCATCGTCACCGGCGGCGCCGGACTTGTAGGAACCGGCCTGTGCGCCGTCCTCATCGACGCCGGTTGGGAGGTCGCGTCGTTCGACCTCAAGCCGGGCCATGAGGGCGCGCGGTCGGTGATCTGCGACGTCGGTGACGAGGCCTCGGTGAACGCGGCCTTCGCCGAACTGGGCTGGGAGACGCTGGACCTGCTGGTCAATAATGCGGGCATCGCCTCGCCGAACCGGGGGCCGCTGGCGGAGCTGTCGCTGGCCGACTGGCGCAAGGTGACCGACAGCCATCTGACCGGCGCCTTCCTGATGAGCCGGGCGGCGATCCCGCTGCTGAACCAAGGCGGCAGCATCGTCCATATGGTCTCGACCCGCGCCTTCATGTCCGAGCCGGACACCGAGGCCTATGCGGCGTCCAAGGGAGCCATGGTCGCCCTGACCCACGCCATGGCCATCAGCCTGGGGCCGAAGATCCGCGTCAACGCCGTGGCCCCCGGCTGGATTTCCGACGGCAAGGGCCTGAGCGCGGCCGACAAGGCCCAGCACCCGGTCGGCCGCGTCGGCCGTCCCGACGACATCGCGGGCGTGGTCCTCTACCTCGCCGACGCCGGGTTCGTGACCGGCCAGGTCCTGAGCGTCGACGGCGGCATGACGAAGAAGATGATCTACGCCGAATAGAGGGCGGCCGACCCGCCCGGCTTGACTCCGGTCCGCGCCGCCCAGATACTTAAGTGAATGCTACAGTATCAACCCGAACCGCTCGATCTCGCCTTCCAGGCCCTGTCCGATCCCGGACGGCGAGCCATGGTCGAACGGCTGAGTCTCGGCCCCGCCTCGGTCAGCCAACTGGCCGAACCCCTGCCCATGACCCTGTCGGCCGTGGTCCAACACCTGAAGGTTCTCGAGGAGGCCGGACTGGTGAAGAGCGAGAAGAAGGGCCGGGTTCGGACCTGCAGTCTGGAGATCGCGGCCATGACTCGGGTCGAACGCTGGATCGCCGAGCGCAAGCGCTTCTGGGAGCGGCAATACGATCAACTGGAGGCGTATCTGGCCCAGACCGCCCCAACCACCGGATCAGGGGAGGAACCATGACCGTCCACAACGCCACCTTCGTCATCGAGCGGGTGCTGAACGCCTCGCCGGGCCGGGTCTTCGACGCCTATCGCACCCTGGAGGCCCGCAGCGCCTGGTTCCGTGCGCCGGCGGAGATCGAGACCCTGAACCGCGACTTCGACTTCCGCGTCGGTGGCCGTGAGCGGTTCCACGCCCGCTGGCCCAGCGGCATGGTCAGCGACTTCCAGGCCGTCTTCCACGACATCGTCGAGGATGAGCGGATCATCCTCGTCTACGACATGTTCCACAACGGCGATAAGCTGTCGGTCTCGCTGCAGACGCTGGAGCTGCGGCCCGAGGGCGGCCAGACCCGGCTGATCCACACCGAACAGGGCTCCTATCTGGTCGGCGGCGCCGAAGCGGTGGCCAGCCGCGAGCACGGCACCGCCTGGCACATCGACAATCTGGCGGCCGTGCTCGAGGGTCGCGAACCCAAGGCCTTCTTATGACCCTTGAACTGTTCGCCCACCCCTTCTCCTCCTACTGCCAGAAGGCCCTGATCGCCTTCTATGAGAACGACATCCCCTTCACCTACCGGATGCTGGAGGACCCCGGCGTCGGCGAGGAATTCGCCGCCCTCTGGCCGATCAAACGCTTCCCGATCCTGCGTGACGGGGAGCGGGTGGTGCTGGAGACCTCGGTCGTCATCGAATATCTCGCCGTCCACTATCCGGGGCCGGTCAGGCTGATCCCCGAGGATGCGGATCTGGCGCTGGAGGTCCGGATGCTGGACCGGTTCTTCGACAACTATGTCATGACGCCCCAGGGCGACATCGTCTTCGAAAGCCTGCGCCCGGCCGAGGCGCGTGACCCCTATGGCGCCGACCAGGCCCGCAAGATGCTGGAGACCAGCTACGCCTGGCTGGACGACCTGATGAAGGACCGGACCTGGGCGGTGGGCGAGACCTTCACCCTGGCCGACTGCGCCGCGGCGCCCTCCCTGTTTTACGCCGACTGGACGCACCGGATCCCGGAGCAGTACGTCCACCTGCTGGCCTATCGCGCCCGACTGCTGCAGCGCCCCTCCTTCGCCCGTGCGGTCGATGAGGCCCGCCGATTCCGCCATTATTTCCCGCTAGGCGCGCCGGATCGCGACTAGGCGTTCGTCATCGCCTTTTCGGTCTCGCGGAAGGGCGCCAGCTGGTCGGCCAAGGCGCGCTGGAAGGCGGGCCTCGCCTCGGCCCGCTTCACATAGGCGTCCAGCTTGGGGAAGTCGGTCAGGATGTCGGTGTGCCGCAGGTCGCGCAGCACATGGGTCATGACGATGTCGGCGGCCGAGAAGCGGTCGTCGGCGAACCAGCTCTTGTCGCCCAGCGCGGTCTGCAGCTCGCCCAGGCGGCGGCGCACGAACTCCTCGATCTCGGGCCGACGTTCCTGACCCCAGGCCGTGTCGGCGGCGAACAGGTCGATGGTCGCCAGTTGGCCGACCCAGGGCTCGATCGAGTTGGAGGCGGCGAACAGCCAGCAGGTGACCCGATCCTTCCCGGCCTCGTCGGCGGGCATCAGGACGTCGGACTTCCTCGCGACATGCAGGACGATGGCGCAGCTTTCGAAGATCTGCAGGTCGCCCTCCCGATAGGCCGGCACCTGACCGAAAGGCTGCATCGCGCGGTATTCGGGCGTGCCCTGATCCTCGAAGCCGATCAGATGTTCGCCATAGGGGATGCCGGCCTCTTCCAGGGCCCAGCGCACCCGGATGTCGCGCACGGACCCTTGCGCGAAGGGCGGGACCCATTTGAAGGCGGTGATCTGGATCATGGCGAAGCTCCGATTGATCTTTTACGTTGATATCAACATAATCGCTCATATGTCGACTCCTCATCCGTTCGCGACGACGCTTCATATCCGTGACCACTGCCTGTGCCTGCACGCCCAGAGGGCGGCGCGGCGGTTGTCGCGGCGATTCGACGAGGCGATGCGGCCGGTGGGGATCACCTCGGGCCAGTTCTCCCTGCTGAACGGCCTGAACCGGCCAGAGCCCCCGACCATCGGCGCCGTCGCCAGCCTGCTGGCCATGGACCGGTCGACGGTGACCGCCAACCTGAAGCCGCTGGAGCGGCAGGGGCTGGTGCAGATCGAGCTCGATCCCGAGGATCGGCGCGGACGGCGCATCGCCCTGACCGAACAGGGGCTCGCGCTCCTGGCCGCCGCTACCCCGATCTGGGCCCGCGAGCACGCCGCCATCGAGGCGACCCTGAACGGCGGCGGCGACGCCCTGCGGGGCGGCCTCAATCTGTTGAGCTGAGAGCCCCATGCCGAAGACACAGACTGTTGAGGACTATCGCGCTGCGCTTGACGTCCCGGTTCGCGAGGCCCTCGACGCCCTGCGCCGGATCGTCGCCGAAGCCGCCCCGGGGCTGACCGAAGAGATCAAATGGAACGCGCCCAGCTTCGCCCACAGGGGCCGGGACCGGGTGACACTCGGGATCGAGCCGCGAGGCGGTTTCCGCATCGTCCTGCACCGGGGCACCAAATCCGAGGACGCCAGCGGCTTCCGCTTCGACGATCCGGACAAGGTCGCCGCCTGGCCCGCGCCGGACCGCGGCGTCGTCCGCCTTCGCGACCCGGCCGAGATCGAGGCCAGAGCCGACATGCTCAAGATGCTCATCGCCCGTTGGATCACAGCGACGGACTGAAACCCGTCCCAACTGCGACACGCCACACTCCGGACAGGGTTGAGGTTCTGTGGTAGAAGGACCATCTGCCTCCTGACCCCGACCGCCTTCCGAGCCCCCGATGTACGAGACCCCCGAACTGGACAACGAGACCTTCACCCGGTCGAGCGCGATCCGGATCTATGATCAGGACGACTTCGAAGGGATGCGCATCGCCGGCCGGCTGGTCGCCGAGGCCCTGGACATGATCGCCCCCTATGTCGTTCCTGGCGTGACCACGGGCGAGCTCGACGACCTGATCCGCGAATACACCCTGGACCGTGGCGGTCTGCCCGCCTGTCTGGGCTACAAGGGCTATACCAAGACGGTCTGCACCTCGATCAACCATGTCGTCTGCCACGGCATTCCGGGCGACCGGGTGCTCAAGGACGGCGACATCGTCAACATCGACCACACCGTCATCGTCGACGGCTGGCACGGCGATTCCAGCCGCATGTATGCGGTCGGCAACATCAATCCGCGCTCGAAGAAGCTGATCGACGTCACTTATGAAGCCCTGATGCTGGGTCTGGAGCAGGTGAAGCCCGGCAACACCTTCGGCGACATCGGCTATGTCATCCAGCGCCATGTCGAGGCCGCCCGGATGAGCGTGGTGCGCGACTTCTGCGGCCACGGCATCGGCCGCGTCTTCCACGACAGCCCCAACGTCCTGCACTACGGCCGCAAGGGCGAGGGCGCGGTGCTCAAGCCCGGCATGTGCTTCACCGTCGAGCCCATGGTCAATCTGGGCAAGCCGCATGTGAAGGTCCTGTCCGACGGCTGGACCGCCGTGACCCGCGACAAGTCCCTGTCGGCCCAGTGCGAACACACGGTGGGCGTGACCGAAGACGGCGTCGAGATCTTCTCGGCCAGCCCCGCCGGCCTGTTCCGCCCGAACTGATCGCACCCTCCACCGTTATCCTCGGGCTCGTCCCGAGGACCCATGGTGGGTGCGAATTCGGACGAGCTTGGTTGACCGCCGCGTCAAATCCCCGCCAACCGTGCGCCTGACACATGGATCCTCGGACGAGCCCGAGGATGACGGATTTGGGGTTGTCGATGTCGTTTCTTGTCTTGGCGCTCGCGCTGGCGGCCCAGGTCGCGCCTGAACCTCATCGCTTCGTCCTGACCGGCTCGGGCCGGTTCGCCGTCTTCGCCGACCTGTCAACGATCGAACGGGACGGCGACACGGCGACGATGCGATCATTTCAGGTGGTCGAGCCCGGCTTTACGGCGGGCGCCAACGCCTACTGGGGCGGCTGGTCCCGCTGGCGCTTCGACTGCAAGGCCCTGACCGCCGACCGTCTGGATTTCGCCGGCGTGCGCGAGGGCGGCGAAGAGGGCCCGCCCAACCCCGACAACCAGCCTGCTTACGACGCCGCTCCGGGCGGGGATGCGGCCGAGCTGCTGGCCTCAGCCTGTGGTGAAGCGGATCGCCCCGCCGAGGTTACGACGCTTGAGGACGCGGTTCGGCGTGGACGAGCCGCTCTGGCGGAATAGCCTGCCCCCTGTCCCAGTCGAGGCGATCCC
The genomic region above belongs to Brevundimonas goettingensis and contains:
- a CDS encoding SDR family oxidoreductase; protein product: MRKAIVTGGAGLVGTGLCAVLIDAGWEVASFDLKPGHEGARSVICDVGDEASVNAAFAELGWETLDLLVNNAGIASPNRGPLAELSLADWRKVTDSHLTGAFLMSRAAIPLLNQGGSIVHMVSTRAFMSEPDTEAYAASKGAMVALTHAMAISLGPKIRVNAVAPGWISDGKGLSAADKAQHPVGRVGRPDDIAGVVLYLADAGFVTGQVLSVDGGMTKKMIYAE
- a CDS encoding ArsR/SmtB family transcription factor, producing MLQYQPEPLDLAFQALSDPGRRAMVERLSLGPASVSQLAEPLPMTLSAVVQHLKVLEEAGLVKSEKKGRVRTCSLEIAAMTRVERWIAERKRFWERQYDQLEAYLAQTAPTTGSGEEP
- a CDS encoding SRPBCC domain-containing protein, which encodes MTVHNATFVIERVLNASPGRVFDAYRTLEARSAWFRAPAEIETLNRDFDFRVGGRERFHARWPSGMVSDFQAVFHDIVEDERIILVYDMFHNGDKLSVSLQTLELRPEGGQTRLIHTEQGSYLVGGAEAVASREHGTAWHIDNLAAVLEGREPKAFL
- a CDS encoding glutathione S-transferase family protein gives rise to the protein MTLELFAHPFSSYCQKALIAFYENDIPFTYRMLEDPGVGEEFAALWPIKRFPILRDGERVVLETSVVIEYLAVHYPGPVRLIPEDADLALEVRMLDRFFDNYVMTPQGDIVFESLRPAEARDPYGADQARKMLETSYAWLDDLMKDRTWAVGETFTLADCAAAPSLFYADWTHRIPEQYVHLLAYRARLLQRPSFARAVDEARRFRHYFPLGAPDRD
- a CDS encoding glutathione S-transferase family protein — translated: MIQITAFKWVPPFAQGSVRDIRVRWALEEAGIPYGEHLIGFEDQGTPEYRAMQPFGQVPAYREGDLQIFESCAIVLHVARKSDVLMPADEAGKDRVTCWLFAASNSIEPWVGQLATIDLFAADTAWGQERRPEIEEFVRRRLGELQTALGDKSWFADDRFSAADIVMTHVLRDLRHTDILTDFPKLDAYVKRAEARPAFQRALADQLAPFRETEKAMTNA
- a CDS encoding MarR family winged helix-turn-helix transcriptional regulator: MSTPHPFATTLHIRDHCLCLHAQRAARRLSRRFDEAMRPVGITSGQFSLLNGLNRPEPPTIGAVASLLAMDRSTVTANLKPLERQGLVQIELDPEDRRGRRIALTEQGLALLAAATPIWAREHAAIEATLNGGGDALRGGLNLLS
- a CDS encoding DUF1801 domain-containing protein, whose amino-acid sequence is MPKTQTVEDYRAALDVPVREALDALRRIVAEAAPGLTEEIKWNAPSFAHRGRDRVTLGIEPRGGFRIVLHRGTKSEDASGFRFDDPDKVAAWPAPDRGVVRLRDPAEIEARADMLKMLIARWITATD
- the map gene encoding type I methionyl aminopeptidase: MYETPELDNETFTRSSAIRIYDQDDFEGMRIAGRLVAEALDMIAPYVVPGVTTGELDDLIREYTLDRGGLPACLGYKGYTKTVCTSINHVVCHGIPGDRVLKDGDIVNIDHTVIVDGWHGDSSRMYAVGNINPRSKKLIDVTYEALMLGLEQVKPGNTFGDIGYVIQRHVEAARMSVVRDFCGHGIGRVFHDSPNVLHYGRKGEGAVLKPGMCFTVEPMVNLGKPHVKVLSDGWTAVTRDKSLSAQCEHTVGVTEDGVEIFSASPAGLFRPN